The Papaver somniferum cultivar HN1 chromosome 6, ASM357369v1, whole genome shotgun sequence genome segment CACGAACCTATATTGCATAAACGAATAAACAAGGAAAAGTTGAAGTTCACAACAATCTGCATTTTAGACTGGTAGATCAGAAATCAATGAAAACGAATTATCAATACCTCAGAGCTAAACTCTACTAGGACTGATATTGCTTGTGATAATAGTTCAAGCTTGTCGACAGGCAGAAGCAATTCATATATCGTTTCATCTGCTGTCGTAATAGCATTTTGACATGCACCAAACTCTGCCCCAACACTTTTAAAAACTTAACAATATCATGATTTGTGGATTTCTTTGTTGCACTGGAAGCAAGTGTGAGCAACTTTACGATCATCGTCCTCTGCACAACCGATCTGCCATCGGAAAAATTAACTCGACTAGACAATCAAGACAGTAATTATACACATCTAGAAAAGGAAACTAGTACAGAACCAGAAAATATTGCATTCGATTCCATCTTGTTCTGACTACAATAATTCCTGTCAGTCACAAACAGCAAAATGTGACTACACATTCACTAAGATTTCTCGATTTTTTCAAACAACAAAAACTAATGTCCCACCCATCACCACCGCAGTTGTCACTAGCTTATATCTCCAACGTCTATTCTCAATGAAGAGCTCCAGTCAAATGCTGGGGCACACTAATTACTCCACCGCAGTTGTCACTACCAGGAGCTAGGTGCATTCATCATGCTAATAACAGTTTTCTTTGCATTCCAGCTTCTGGAATAAACGATGATAAATAGAATGAAACAAGGTTAATTTTCACTTATAGTATTTGGATCTACCTCATTCTTCATGGTTGGCGATTCTTTTGCTGCTCCCCAAGCACTGTTTATGAACAATATCAATGAGGAATCAAGCTCTCTTTTGTCTTTCCCAAGCTTTCGATCTTCTCACATGCCTCATCTAGTGATGGAGTATATCGTCAAATATAGCTTGAGCAGCATCTAGTGTTTCCGCATTTTCAACTGCGTTATTACCATAAGCACAGATTGCAGACAGGCATCTAGTTCCAAGCCTGGATATTTCTGTACATACAAGATAAATTTGTCCATAAGATCCCATAGAGTTGGCAATATTACAGCCTAACATAATTTGAATttcataaaacaagaaaaataaagtaaaaccaGACTTAGTTAAAAAGGTGCTCCAAGAGTTTATAAGGGATTAAAAATCTTCTTGCTCACTAAGTTTTCTGAAACATCTAGTAATCCTATCAATATGGCTTACCTTTGAACACAATAATCACACACTCCTTGCAGCTATGCTAATCTAAGTTTAACATAATAGTTTACAAAAACTAAGTGATACCGGGTTTCATAAAATGTTGGTACTACAAGTCCAACATTTTCGTACCAAGAACAAGATTGTTAATTATTTCCATAAGCTCAACTAGAGCATGAATGCATCATGTTCATTGTTCCCTAACTGAAATGGCGTGCCTAAAGTTCCTTTTGGTACAACCCCTCATGCTAACTTCATCTTGCCATCACTTATTTATTTCTGATTAAGAACTAACCAATGCTTAGCAGAACAGTCAACGAGAACATATGGGTTTCTCAAGGTGCCATGTGTACATGCTCCAAGACTTCTATACCAATTACAAGATTGTTAAGTACTTCCACAAGCTCAACTAGAGTATGAATGCGTCATTGTCCATAAAAACCATTCAAACAGTAAAATTTAAGTGGGCACTTTTAAGTATTTGGTTATCATCAGGGTCATCCAAGTCATCATAAGTCTCTGATATTAAAGTAAAATGACGCAAAACACTGAAACAATGAAATGCTTGTACACTAAATGACAAGATTGTTAGTCCAATTTCCCAGGTGAAACTATAAAGGTTAGAGATATGATATCTAGCTAGGAGGGAGATTTTCAACAGACTGTTAATGCATCACAAATCAGTTTCTAGTTTTACTCCGTTCTAACATTTTCTTTCATTTACAGTTTTGGGAACAAATGGTGATAAATAGAATGAAACAAGGTTTTCATTTATAGCATTTGGGTCTACCTCAATCTTCATGGTTTGGCGATTCTTTTGCTGCACCTGCTGCACCACAAGTACTATTTATCAACAAGATCAATGAGGAATCAAGCTCTTTTTCCTTTCCTAAACGTTTGATCTTCTCACATACCGCAACTAGTGAAATTTAGCTTAACCAGCTTCTAGCGTTATCGCAGTTTCAACTGTGTTATCATAAGCACAGATTGCAGTGAGGCATCCAGCTCCAAGCCTAGATATTGCTGTACATACAGATAAATTTTCCCATAAGCTCGCATAGGGTTAGCAAAATGCCTAGCATAATTTGAATTtcccaaaaggaaaaaaaaggaaaaaaaaaaagtaaaaccaGATTCCTAATTCCATAGTTTAAAAGGTGTTCCAAGAGTTTTTTTCGGTACAACCCTCTTGTTCCGTTCATCTTACTAGCACTTATTTCTGATTAAGAACTAACCAAGGTTTAGCATAACAGCTACGAGAAGATACGGGTTTCTTAAGGTGCCATGTGAAACTGCCCTAGGACGTTTATACCAATTAGAAGATCTCTAAGTAATTGCACAAGCTCAACCGAAAGAATGAATAAATCATTGTACCAATTAAAGAATAAAACTTAAGTGCACGACGTTAAGCATTTGTTTACCATCACGGTGATCCAAGCTATATCATAAGCCTCGGATAGTAAAGTAAGATGACGGAAAAACTCCTCATTGAAATCCTTACGCCGCTTAGCCACAACTGCATTGATATCAGTTGGGCTCTGCTCTATCTCTTTGAGTAGCTCACTATGCCTTTCTATTTCATCATCAATCTACAATTCAAAACTACAGCACATTCAATTACTCAAAAACCAAACAAAATCACACAAACCAATGCAAACATACACACACAAAATCACAATTACCTTTTTCAGTTTCCTCTTGTAAAATTTCTCACTGTACTTTCTCCATTCCTCTCTAAACACCAACAACTTCCTCCAATCTTTTGTCTGTGGTTTCTCATTGAAGAACACATCAATAACCTTATCACAGAACTGAGTAATTATATACCCTTCAGCTATTTTCTACTCACTTTGTTCAATTTCAGCTGTAATAGCTTGAGTAGGACCTGAAGAATACACAATCCAACGAGTCTGACTCAGTGGGTTGAATTGACCGAGTTGGTAAAACCTCAACTGAAACGAGAATTAAGGGAGTGGGCTACTTACTTGATTGAGATTTGAAtctgtgatttcttcttcttctagttcCTCCAATTTTTGTTGAGATGTTGATTTTGGTAGGCAATTTGGTACAAATTTCAGAGATTTCTCCATGAAAGTACAAGTGATTAGAGTAGAAAAGAAAGGGTTTGGTGGATACTGAGAAATCTAAGAATGTGGAATGACAACTCATGGCTCTTAAGGGAAGGTCTAAGCTGTTGGATTGTCTTAAGAATGTTCTCTGAAAAGATGAGGTTCATCCGATGGACCAAAAATGTATGAGCTTGGGCTCAGGTGAAAACCTAGAACAATAGTTTAGCagtgaacgattttttgggactaAAATTGGACCCTTATACATGATCAGACCATCTATCCTTCGGCTACGATTGTCCCAATTCCTAGTAATGCCTAAGAGTGTGTTTGTTTTTTGATGACTCGGCGTTTGAATTTGATTCAGTCCATGATTCGGCTTGAGTCAAATATCAAAACgcttgtttttttattttgagtcagATTTGACTCGCAATCTGATTCAGATGAAATTCCTGCCTCAGACTCATTTGAGTAAGGGAACAAAATGTCCCTGACTCATATGACCAACCCACTGAcacacatatttttgagtcagatctgactctaAAAACATATATATTGAGTCAGATGATATTAGTCAGATCCAGACGAGTGTGATTCAGATGACTCaggaaaaaataaacaaggtaTAGGTTATTCCTGATTTAAACTAATCTAGTCTATTGTGAAATTAAACTAACCAAATCTACCTTTATATCTAAAGATTCTAGACCTAATAACAAAACCAAAATATAAACCCTCTCCTGGACGAACGTAGTCCATTGTAACAGAAGAAAAATGCGctacttcttctttccttttctatATGCAATTATCATCATCGATTAATTGCGAATCAATAAAATTTCGCCGTCGGTTAACGTCATCTCAAAATGACTTGTTATAAATGTCGCGGTCGAGATACAATAACGAATTCGCGAATTCCAGAGATTTCAACTCAATTAAATCCACCCCAAGGTGAAGAACCATTCAACAAAAGAATTTGTAGTCAAAATTGAGTCTTTCACTCGCGAACCAAATCCTGATTGTTCCAAGATGTATATTATAAAGTATTTTCCGGAAAATCCcttgatttttatatatttttttattgataaatctggtaGTGATCCTCAAAATAGGGGTCAAATGGTAGTTGTCGATGCATGTTCAGTTAGG includes the following:
- the LOC113286625 gene encoding uncharacterized protein At4g37920-like encodes the protein MEKSLKFVPNCLPKSTSQQKLEELEEEEITDSNLNQVLLKLLQLKLNKTKDWRKLLVFREEWRKYSEKFYKRKLKKIDDEIERHSELLKEIEQSPTDINAVVAKRRKDFNEEFFRHLTLLSEAYDIAWITVMQYLGLELDASLQSVLMITQLKLR